A window from Plasmodium chabaudi chabaudi strain AS genome assembly, chromosome: 11 encodes these proteins:
- a CDS encoding secreted ookinete protein, putative has protein sequence MGNIKELFVFFCLLSVVFPLIYCEKNHEKKIHFKIELLDNDFLLSNDHLKKEKSIFQGGNKLKIKTFEKIQGNILERAIVVEQVNKLKSDNVVEDDISLEDSSADDTDSDNGVKKNNMKVISSEESVENDIHMLRKVYQKKLPDITTTYCYIRYTFNLNLEKLSESNKSEIFKGIDSSLDYTSFLPKDKINATESMLENEYANMDKSKGSNDSIISNLELTNGDIETENTNEEYIKTIDDIIGYFDDNSDTLSVPIAIKNKLMNEKKNLVENNQSKRYEDHGINKEHMENVGFYELLKMLKNSFFMTKNLKSLSYNLNEIKDNEIDIEKGVDDIFVNSIINIFGCYDTLKRNNKIDSIFMSNENENENNINRYVEIHDHSFSNMLPRRNISNENFMNSDEDDEECESFLQSILQNKIFENDSRVSENEQNMNMGTEMGNQEGTEGNYLKSDDSFDSSSNLNILKPSVRKMYNNSNNFDYNSNDNTRELSTMEGIPSDLENIESFTEISDTMRNYDILDESDESDESDESDESDESDETDESDDEYYNADDESDDEEHDDEIEESIENNEEIGDNIEESEDYIADDEDYSADDEDSEDDDYTDVDEDYSDEDEDNNDEDEDYNDVDEDYSDVDEDYSDEDEDHNDEVEDYNDEGEDYNDENEDYGDEDENDDDDEDEDIWGDNSDDEDRREVDENGYDENGNFVEDEDDAIIRTQVIGIEDAVGSLLRAGKDKIKSLGKSDTAKKIKKNMSISNLSGKVNGIMGNIKNATKKTISKPKMEISNGINKLKDGMKKNVNTIKEKSKSFSDKAAKAGKSSISQLKNKAKNSIKSVKKGGDKIANKLVKESKNSLDKLKNGAKNGIKNVKKGGDKIANKLVKESKNSVDKLKNEAKKGVEAVKEKSENIVNKVTKAAKDNEDKLKKEAKKGVEIVKEKTETAIDKVANVVKDGAIKLENEAKKAVEAVKEKSENAVDKVTKAAKDNEDKLKIEAKKGIESVKEKSENAIDKAVNVVKDGANKLEKEVKKGVEAVKVKTENTIDKAVKVVKDGTNKIESEAKKGVEAVKVKTENTIDQTAKVVKDGANKIENEAKTKGDKVTNNAEKSAKNTLGSITKEVEKGIKDSKTGINTSSTKIDNNKKSDMNKTNEGLNKEKSSTKAKDILPVTPQKGAKNTSVNKDSKSKASLLSISDDNNEKPLNKEKIKNEINKIDKEYKKLKKMEKELNEELKTPSPSDKQIIHEFDEYEKTVEKKNKKA, from the coding sequence ATGGGTAATATTAAAGAgttgtttgtttttttttgccttTTGTCTGTTGTTTTTCCTTTAATAtattgtgaaaaaaatcatgaaaaaaaaattcatttcaAAATAGAGCTACTTGATAACGATTTTTTACTATCAAATGATCACttaaagaaagaaaaaagcaTATTTCAAGgtggaaataaattaaaaataaaaacctttgaaaaaattcaaGGAAATATTCTTGAGAGAGCCATAGTTGTAGAACAAGTGAACAAACTAAAAAGTGACAATGTGGTAGAAGATGATATAAGTTTAGAAGATTCAAGTGCTGATGATACAGACTCTGATAATGgcgtaaaaaaaaataatatgaaagtTATTTCATCTGAAGAATCCgtagaaaatgatattCATATGCTACGTAAggtttatcaaaaaaaattgccGGATATAACTACTACTTATTGTTACATTAGATACACATTTAATCTTAATTTAGAGAAATTAAGTGAAAGTAACAAAAGTGAGATATTTAAGGGAATAGATAGCAGTCTAGATTATACATCTTTTTTACcaaaagataaaattaaCGCTACAGAATCCATGCtagaaaatgaatatgcAAATATGGATAAATCCAAGGGGTCAAATGATTCTATTATATCAAATTTGGAACTAACAAATGGTGATATAGAGACAGAAAATACTAACGAAGAATACATTAAAACTATTGATGATATTATTGGTTATTTTGATGATAATAGTGATACGTTAAGTGTACCAATagctattaaaaataaattaatgaatgaaaaaaaaaacctAGTCGAAAATAATCAGTCCAAAAGATACGAAGATCATGGAATAAACAAAGAACATATGGAAAATGTGGGATTTTATGAATTactaaaaatgttaaaaaattctttttttatgacaAAAAATCTAAAAAgtttatcatataatttaaacgAGATAAAAGATAATGAAATCGATATTGAAAAAGGGGTTGATGacatttttgtaaattcaattattaatatatttggtTGTTATGACACActgaaaagaaataataaaatagattCCATTTTCATGagtaatgaaaatgaaaatgaaaataatataaacagATATGTCGAAATACATGATCATAGTTTTTCTAATATGTTACCTAGACGCAACATATCGAATGagaattttatgaatagtGATGAAGATGACGAAGAATGTGAATCCTTTTTACAAtcaattttacaaaataaaatatttgagaATGATTCAAGAGTTTCAGAGAACGAACAAAACATGAATATGGGTACAGAAATGGGTAACCAAGAAGGTACTGAaggaaattatttaaaatccGATGATTCATTTGATAGTAGttcaaatttaaatatacttAAACCAAGCGTTAGAAAAATGTACAACAATTCTAACAATTTCGATTACAATAGCAATGATAATACAAGAGAATTAAGCACCATGGAAGGAATACCCAGtgatttagaaaatatcGAATCATTTACAGAAATATCTGATACAATGAgaaattatgatatattagACGAGAGCGATGAAAGTGATGAAAGTGATGAAAGTGATGAAAGTGATGAAAGCGATGAAACCGATGAAAGCGATgatgaatattataacGCGGACGATGAATCTGATGACGAAGAACATGACGATGAAATAGAAGAAAGTATAGAAAATAACGAAGAAATTGGGGACAATATAGAAGAGTCTGAAGATTATATAGCTGACGATGAAGATTATAGTGCTGATGACGAAGATAGTGAAGATGATGATTATACCGATGTGGATGAGGATTATAGTGATGAAGATGAAGACaataatgatgaagatGAGGATTATAATGATGTAGATGAGGATTATAGTGATGTGGATGAGGATTATAGTGATGAAGATGAAGACCATAATGATGAAGTTGAGGATTATAATGATGAAGGTGAGGAttataatgatgaaaacGAGGATTATGGTGATgaagatgaaaatgatgatgatgatgaagatGAAGATATTTGGGGTGATAACTCCGACGATGAAGATAGGAGGGAAGTGGATGAAAATGGCtatgatgaaaatggtAATTTTGTTGAAGATGAAGATGACGCTATAATTCGTACTCAAGTAATTGGAATAGAAGATGCTGTAGGTTCCTTATTAAGAGCAGGTAAAGACAAAATAAAGAGTTTAGGAAAAAGTGATACTgccaaaaaaattaaaaaaaatatgagtATTAGTAATTTATCAGGAAAAGTAAATGGAATTATGGGCAACATTAAGAATGCAACGAAAAAGACAATTAGTAAGCCCAAAATGGAAATTTCAAATGGTATTAATAAACTAAAGGATggaatgaaaaagaatgttaatacaataaaagaaaaaagtaaaagcTTTTCTGATAAAGCTGCAAAAGCAGGGAAATCTAGCATTAGTcaacttaaaaataaagctaaaaatagtattaaGAGTGTTAAAAAAGGTGGAGATAAAATTGCTAATAAATTAGTGAaagaaagtaaaaatagtttagataaacttaaaaatggagctaaaaatggaattaaGAATGTTAAAAAAGGTGGAGATAAAATTGCTAATAAATTAGTGAaagaaagtaaaaatagtgtagataaacttaaaaatgaaGCAAAAAAGGGGGTTGAAGCagttaaagaaaaaagtgaaaatattgtaaaCAAAGTTACTAAGGCTGCAAAAGACAATGAAGataaacttaaaaaagaaGCAAAAAAGGGAGTTGAAATagttaaagaaaaaactgAAACTGCTATAGATAAAGTTGCAAATGTAGTAAAGGATGGAGCAATCAAACTTGAAAATGAAGCCAAAAAAGCAGTTGAAGCAGTTAAAGAGAAAAGTGAAAATGCTGTAGACAAAGTCACTAAGGCTGCAAAAGATAATGAAGATAAACTTAAAATAGAAGCAAAAAAGGGAATTGAATCAGTTAAAGAAAAATCTGAAAATGCCATAGATAAAGCTGTAAATGTAGTAAAGGATGGCGCAAATAAACTTGAAAAAGAAGTAAAAAAGGGAGTTGAAGCAGTTAAAGTAAAAACCGAAAATACTATAGACAAAGCTGTAAAAGTAGTAAAGGATggtacaaataaaattgaaagtGAAGCAAAAAAGGGAGTTGAAGCAGTTAAAGTAAAAACAGAAAACACTATAGACCAAACTGCAAAAGTAGTAAAGGATGgtgcaaataaaattgaaaatgaagCTAAGACAAAAGGTGATAAGGTTACAAATAATGCTGAAAAATCTGCAAAAAATACTCTAGGAAGTATTACAAAAGAAGTAGAAAAAGGAATAAAAGACAGCAAAACAGGAATTAACACATCTAGCACAAAaatagataataataaaaagagtgatatgaataaaacTAATGAAGgattaaataaagaaaaaagtagTACCAAAGCAAAGGATATATTACCCGTAACTCCCCAAAAAGGTGCTAAAAATACTTCAGTAAATAAAGACTCTAAAAGTAAAGCATCATTATTAAGTATATctgatgataataatgaaaaacccttaaataaagaaaaaataaaaaacgaaataaataaaattgataaagaatacaaaaaactgaaaaaaatggaaaaagaattaaatgaaGAATTAAAGACCCCCTCTCCTTCAGacaaacaaataattcatGAATTTGAcgaatatgaaaaaacagttgaaaaaaaaaataaaaaagcataa